A genomic stretch from uncultured Pseudodesulfovibrio sp. includes:
- a CDS encoding DNA primase — translation MNVLDLLREIGTEPKYVSGTNGGEWHSPSPCCGGGSNQFCVWPEQNGGSGSWWCRICEKGGDNIEFLREVRGMGFREACEKVGRDPGQAPARPVVRDRRRETFQPKEHAAPADVWRSKSGELVDWAHAHLLKNGEQLEYLDARGIPLEAVKRFRLGWNPGERGKDLWRSRTAWGLPDEINPRTGKPKRVWMPIGVVIPFIWKGVLQRVRFRRTPEAMQQFGGSKYILMPGSAMGPMLTRESAQAWMIVEAELDGVAMDHAAGDLNVGVVALGTLSGKPDARAWTRLQDSLWIGNALDFELYPPQTEEDERNIRMQTRAKKWWERNFSQAERWPVPEGKDPGDYVKDHGGDLLEWIKEGLPPRLLVGRSVPAAARGRGTVAVSSHAPEGTICLPEPVSVLHTLLMTNRIDLYVSLPSGRVYGGQMDTHVSTRVGDLCDRRVVQEWLADVGEETVNHRNFMKPLEKIR, via the coding sequence ATGAACGTCCTGGACTTGCTTCGAGAGATAGGGACCGAGCCAAAATACGTGAGCGGTACGAATGGAGGCGAGTGGCACTCTCCCAGTCCGTGTTGTGGTGGGGGTAGCAACCAGTTCTGCGTCTGGCCTGAGCAGAACGGCGGCAGTGGGTCTTGGTGGTGCCGGATTTGCGAAAAGGGCGGCGACAATATCGAGTTCTTGCGCGAGGTCAGGGGAATGGGCTTTCGGGAGGCGTGCGAAAAGGTTGGACGCGATCCAGGTCAGGCTCCGGCGCGACCTGTGGTGCGTGACCGGCGACGCGAGACATTCCAACCCAAAGAGCACGCAGCGCCTGCCGACGTCTGGCGGTCCAAGTCTGGTGAGTTGGTGGATTGGGCCCATGCCCATCTTCTGAAAAATGGTGAGCAGCTCGAATACCTCGATGCGCGGGGTATTCCGCTTGAAGCGGTGAAGCGGTTTAGACTCGGATGGAATCCTGGAGAACGGGGAAAAGATCTGTGGCGGTCCAGGACGGCATGGGGGCTGCCCGATGAGATCAACCCCAGAACGGGCAAGCCCAAGCGGGTATGGATGCCGATCGGCGTTGTGATCCCCTTTATCTGGAAGGGCGTCTTACAGCGGGTTCGCTTCCGTCGGACGCCCGAAGCCATGCAGCAATTCGGCGGCTCCAAGTACATCCTTATGCCCGGCTCTGCCATGGGGCCCATGCTGACGCGTGAATCGGCGCAGGCCTGGATGATCGTGGAGGCCGAGCTCGACGGCGTGGCCATGGATCACGCAGCGGGTGATCTCAATGTGGGGGTTGTGGCCCTAGGGACGTTGAGCGGAAAACCTGATGCCCGGGCGTGGACTCGACTTCAGGATTCCCTGTGGATCGGCAATGCGCTCGATTTTGAGCTGTATCCCCCCCAGACCGAAGAGGATGAGCGCAATATCAGGATGCAGACGCGGGCCAAGAAGTGGTGGGAGCGTAATTTCAGTCAGGCCGAGCGGTGGCCGGTCCCCGAGGGCAAGGATCCGGGGGACTATGTCAAGGATCATGGCGGTGACCTGTTGGAGTGGATCAAGGAAGGCCTCCCGCCTCGCCTGCTTGTTGGACGGTCGGTTCCGGCTGCTGCTCGGGGGAGGGGGACGGTTGCTGTCTCTTCTCATGCGCCAGAGGGGACTATCTGTTTGCCGGAGCCGGTGTCTGTTTTGCACACGCTGCTGATGACCAATCGGATCGACTTGTACGTGTCGTTGCCTTCCGGCCGTGTCTACGGTGGGCAGATGGATACGCATGTTTCGACAAGGGTTGGCGATCTGTGTGACCGCAGGGTCGTGCAGGAATGGTTGGCAGACGTCGGCGAGGAGACAGTCAATCACAGGAATTTCATGAAACCACTGGAGAAAATACGGTGA
- a CDS encoding phage/plasmid primase, P4 family yields the protein MADHIKDGGMSIRERIEERRAEEDAVVDGGNGPQAAGVEFTSEFIQQCARCGQLGDGMLYAAIHRGKYVFNKQTKEWLWFNGAHWNLDELDTAKAAVEDVVDAYDEERRQLWKQYLNAEDKEEAKRLNTLHDMVAKKVNQLRNDNGRNKCLEFAHTMREGPLHILGDELDADPWLLGCANGVLDLRTGVLRGGEPGDYILKASPTEWKGIDAPREAWEKSVLEIMSDDQEMADYLRRLFGYACFGVAPEHVFAVLHGQGRNGKSYMVETIQEVLGDLAGPIPAEMLLDQGVSRNSSGPTPDIMALRGRRLAFASETDEGRKFSASRVKWFSGGDSLTGRHGYGNMRMISFKPSHQLFLLTNHKPHASADDFAFWERMHLVPFDLSFVKRKPRVDNERPVDLELGEKVKAERSGILAWLVRGCLEWQEHGLNPPEKVLEATAEYRRDEDLLADFLDECCFVDSDPENIWVSATAIYDVFCWFFEKNYSKKKTIPQKIFGNLMQKRFKREKKGTYRYWGVGILSEVLEQIEAEGWKHK from the coding sequence GTGGCTGATCACATAAAGGATGGCGGCATGAGTATCCGTGAGCGTATCGAAGAGAGGCGGGCCGAGGAGGATGCGGTTGTCGATGGCGGCAACGGCCCTCAGGCCGCAGGCGTAGAATTCACCTCGGAGTTCATCCAGCAGTGCGCCCGATGCGGCCAGCTGGGCGACGGCATGTTGTACGCCGCCATCCATCGGGGGAAATACGTTTTCAACAAACAGACCAAGGAATGGCTCTGGTTCAATGGCGCCCATTGGAATCTGGATGAGCTGGATACAGCCAAGGCTGCGGTTGAAGACGTGGTCGATGCCTACGACGAGGAGCGCAGGCAACTGTGGAAGCAATACCTCAATGCTGAAGACAAGGAAGAAGCCAAGCGCCTGAATACTCTCCATGACATGGTGGCCAAGAAGGTCAACCAGCTGCGCAATGACAACGGGCGCAACAAGTGCCTGGAGTTCGCTCACACCATGCGGGAAGGGCCGCTTCACATCCTCGGCGATGAGCTTGACGCGGATCCGTGGCTGCTCGGGTGCGCCAACGGAGTGTTGGACCTTCGGACTGGTGTGCTCCGGGGAGGGGAGCCGGGGGACTATATTCTCAAGGCCAGCCCGACAGAATGGAAAGGCATTGATGCTCCCCGAGAGGCGTGGGAGAAATCTGTCCTTGAAATCATGAGCGACGACCAGGAAATGGCGGACTACTTACGCCGCCTGTTCGGATATGCCTGTTTCGGCGTCGCTCCGGAACACGTCTTCGCCGTTCTTCATGGCCAGGGCCGCAATGGCAAATCCTACATGGTCGAGACAATCCAAGAAGTCCTAGGTGACTTGGCCGGCCCCATCCCCGCAGAAATGCTCCTGGACCAAGGTGTGTCCAGAAACTCCTCCGGCCCTACGCCGGACATCATGGCCCTCCGTGGCCGGCGGCTTGCTTTTGCTTCCGAAACTGATGAGGGACGGAAATTCAGCGCCAGCCGCGTGAAGTGGTTCTCCGGCGGCGACAGCCTGACCGGCCGTCATGGCTATGGCAATATGAGGATGATCTCGTTCAAGCCGTCCCATCAGCTTTTCCTGCTCACCAACCACAAGCCCCATGCGTCGGCAGATGACTTCGCATTCTGGGAGCGGATGCACCTGGTCCCCTTTGATCTCAGTTTCGTGAAGAGGAAGCCCCGGGTTGACAATGAACGACCTGTGGATCTCGAACTCGGGGAGAAGGTCAAAGCCGAGCGGTCTGGCATCCTGGCCTGGTTGGTCCGGGGGTGTCTGGAGTGGCAGGAGCACGGACTGAATCCTCCGGAGAAAGTCCTCGAAGCAACGGCGGAATATCGGCGAGATGAGGATCTGCTAGCAGACTTCCTTGATGAATGCTGCTTTGTCGACAGCGACCCGGAGAATATTTGGGTCAGTGCCACAGCCATCTACGACGTTTTCTGTTGGTTCTTCGAGAAGAACTACTCGAAGAAAAAAACGATTCCTCAAAAAATCTTCGGCAATCTCATGCAAAAGCGATTTAAACGTGAGAAGAAGGGGACTTATCGCTATTGGGGGGTCGGCATTCTCTCCGAAGTGCTTGAGCAGATCGAGGCCGAGGGGTGGAAGCACAAATGA
- a CDS encoding DUF5675 family protein, protein MISRAELIRDVMDERVSMGKLFLYDEEGRVVLRHETLENPWLDNARNISCIPAGEYVCRRVISPKYGETFEITFVPGRTHILFHWGNYPDNTEGCVLLGSSRAVDVPAVWSSKAAHAEFMETTRDVEEFTLSIYEEAA, encoded by the coding sequence ATGATTAGCCGCGCCGAACTCATCCGCGACGTCATGGACGAGCGGGTCTCCATGGGTAAGCTGTTTCTCTATGACGAAGAGGGGCGAGTCGTTTTGCGCCATGAGACGCTGGAGAATCCCTGGCTGGACAATGCCCGGAATATCTCCTGTATCCCGGCCGGTGAATATGTCTGTCGCCGGGTGATTTCCCCGAAGTACGGAGAGACTTTCGAGATCACCTTTGTTCCTGGCCGCACCCACATACTTTTCCACTGGGGCAACTACCCCGACAACACCGAAGGCTGCGTGCTGCTCGGCTCGAGCCGGGCGGTCGATGTCCCGGCCGTGTGGTCCAGCAAGGCCGCGCACGCCGAGTTCATGGAAACGACCCGTGACGTGGAAGAATTCACTCTCTCCATCTACGAGGAAGCCGCATAA
- a CDS encoding phage portal protein → MHIGTFLYHSWTGIRSQIMALRNPQAAIAYIADRNRYLSYKAASKHGANRAWRGDRRSADATIAMEWRDVVARARDLAKNSPFVAGAIEKICDNVVFTGIRPQFVLTDAEGKVSRELCRKKARKLERLHKRWAKAVNMVEKQELGLRHLWTDGEYLIHYFIDTSLMVKGLPPLNYELLEADHIDTSVHGQLRNGHMARRGIEYDKSGNAVAYHIYPEHPGHSSFLSRQTDSIRVDATSIEHVFARKRISQSRGMSWLAPIIMHMRNFDEYQDSEQTAMRLLSAFGFFIETPLGDLENPLGGIPSDSESEAADKELKSGDFIETGQIVTVPVGSKVNAAGYDRPGSNYEPWIKSQLRGGGVGMSLSYESFTGDLTETTYSGGRQGMLVERRAFQRQQAVLNRKHNEPINERFVEFAALGGFVNVSGFDVDIEHLNPGWPWVDPRNDAQAAKLELELGITTLTKLCADRGMDFEEITQKRKEELDVLISEGLEGNAEAMTRATDLLVTAVLSRLDEIAANEIKEQADAA, encoded by the coding sequence ATGCATATCGGGACTTTTCTCTATCATTCCTGGACCGGAATCCGCTCGCAGATCATGGCCCTGCGCAATCCGCAGGCGGCCATTGCCTACATTGCTGATCGAAACAGGTATCTTTCGTACAAGGCGGCGAGCAAGCACGGTGCGAACCGGGCATGGCGCGGAGACAGAAGATCAGCCGATGCTACCATCGCCATGGAGTGGCGGGACGTGGTGGCCCGGGCTCGTGATCTCGCCAAGAACTCTCCCTTTGTCGCCGGCGCTATCGAGAAGATCTGCGACAACGTGGTTTTCACCGGCATCCGGCCCCAGTTCGTGCTGACCGATGCAGAAGGCAAAGTGTCGCGGGAATTGTGCCGAAAGAAAGCCCGGAAGCTCGAACGGCTCCACAAGCGGTGGGCCAAGGCCGTGAACATGGTCGAGAAGCAGGAGCTGGGCCTCCGGCATTTGTGGACAGACGGCGAGTACCTCATCCACTATTTCATCGACACATCACTCATGGTCAAGGGACTTCCACCGCTCAATTACGAGCTGCTGGAGGCCGATCACATCGACACCTCGGTTCATGGACAACTCCGCAACGGTCATATGGCCCGGCGCGGTATCGAATATGACAAGAGCGGCAATGCCGTTGCCTATCATATCTACCCGGAGCATCCGGGACATTCGTCTTTCCTTTCCCGCCAGACTGACTCGATCCGTGTTGACGCGACAAGTATCGAACATGTCTTCGCACGCAAGCGCATTTCGCAAAGCCGCGGGATGTCCTGGCTTGCGCCCATCATCATGCACATGCGGAATTTCGACGAGTATCAGGATTCCGAGCAGACCGCCATGCGGCTGCTTTCCGCCTTTGGCTTCTTTATCGAAACTCCGCTGGGTGACCTGGAAAACCCTCTCGGCGGCATCCCCTCCGATTCCGAGAGCGAAGCTGCCGACAAGGAACTCAAGTCCGGAGATTTCATTGAGACAGGACAGATCGTCACTGTCCCGGTGGGGTCCAAGGTCAACGCCGCGGGCTATGACCGCCCGGGTTCCAATTACGAGCCGTGGATCAAGTCCCAACTGCGCGGTGGCGGCGTGGGCATGAGCCTGAGTTACGAATCCTTTACCGGCGACCTGACCGAGACCACCTACTCCGGAGGACGCCAGGGGATGCTGGTGGAGCGCCGTGCGTTCCAGCGGCAGCAGGCAGTGCTCAACCGTAAGCACAACGAGCCAATCAATGAACGATTTGTCGAGTTCGCTGCATTGGGCGGATTCGTGAATGTCTCCGGTTTTGATGTGGATATCGAGCACCTCAACCCCGGCTGGCCGTGGGTTGACCCGCGCAACGACGCACAGGCCGCCAAGCTGGAGTTGGAGCTTGGCATCACGACCCTGACCAAGTTGTGCGCGGACCGGGGCATGGATTTCGAGGAGATCACCCAGAAACGTAAGGAAGAACTCGACGTGCTCATCTCCGAAGGGCTTGAGGGCAATGCCGAGGCCATGACCCGCGCTACGGACCTGTTGGTCACTGCAGTGCTCAGCAGGCTGGATGAGATCGCAGCAAACGAAATCAAGGAGCAGGCCGATGCCGCATAG
- a CDS encoding phage tail tube protein yields the protein MSKQARGYKGKVVLDFETGFGIAPAAGSRKPFLVPFNSFDTSASRELNSAETITGTRNPVAPFEGNVDASGSATIPVDAHASGLWLRAMFGLPVTTAVPVVTLDAAAATDKGSGKVGLPCTAHGLEPGAPVIISGTTNYDGDYTLAPETGVDELVVKAAFVAETFSVTDSVKLARRLALQAGDAVDKSGGLSGLPCTAHGLPVGGEVSIAGTTNYDGTYIVKRGTTADEIVIEKIFSAETFDGTEVVDCAFQSHVYAVGDEMPSLMTEKQFPDIPVYLQGSGMKVGSASFTVGGSGELTMSVNLVGKDEERNTAPYDAHDNDILVNLPFVRFNQFHARLLEGGSALSGRNTSVGLSVDFGLDTDQYTIGSGGSRGDIPEGVMQLSGDIEALFKDTRFLDKAETGERTSLEIAWANGGYKLSFGMEEAQYQRKTPSISGPKGVKENFSYTAFLDTGSASSAVVATLVNDIKTWEE from the coding sequence ATGAGCAAGCAGGCGCGTGGTTACAAAGGCAAGGTGGTCCTGGACTTCGAGACCGGGTTCGGCATCGCTCCGGCAGCGGGTTCCCGCAAGCCGTTTTTGGTGCCATTCAATTCGTTTGACACCTCGGCGTCCCGCGAACTCAATTCGGCAGAGACCATCACCGGAACGCGCAATCCGGTTGCCCCGTTCGAGGGGAACGTGGATGCTTCCGGTTCTGCGACCATTCCGGTGGATGCCCATGCATCGGGTCTGTGGCTTCGGGCCATGTTCGGCCTGCCGGTCACGACAGCGGTACCCGTCGTGACTCTGGACGCGGCCGCTGCGACGGACAAGGGATCCGGAAAGGTGGGGCTGCCATGTACGGCCCACGGACTGGAACCGGGTGCGCCGGTGATCATCTCCGGCACGACCAACTACGATGGCGACTACACTCTTGCTCCGGAAACCGGCGTCGATGAACTGGTTGTCAAGGCCGCCTTTGTTGCCGAGACGTTCAGCGTCACCGATTCCGTGAAGCTGGCCCGCAGGTTGGCCCTCCAGGCGGGGGATGCCGTGGACAAGTCCGGTGGGTTGAGCGGTCTGCCCTGCACGGCGCATGGCCTGCCCGTGGGTGGCGAGGTGTCTATCGCCGGCACCACCAACTACGACGGCACCTACATCGTCAAGCGCGGCACCACCGCGGACGAGATCGTGATCGAAAAGATTTTTTCCGCTGAAACATTCGACGGCACCGAGGTGGTGGATTGCGCTTTCCAGTCCCATGTCTATGCGGTCGGCGACGAGATGCCCTCTCTGATGACTGAAAAGCAGTTTCCGGACATTCCTGTTTATCTGCAGGGCTCCGGCATGAAGGTGGGATCTGCGTCCTTCACCGTGGGCGGTTCCGGCGAGTTGACCATGTCCGTCAACCTGGTGGGCAAGGACGAGGAGCGAAACACCGCGCCCTACGATGCCCACGACAATGATATCCTGGTGAATCTGCCTTTTGTCCGTTTCAACCAGTTCCATGCCAGACTCCTGGAAGGCGGTTCTGCCCTGTCCGGACGCAACACCTCTGTCGGTCTGTCCGTGGATTTCGGCCTGGATACGGATCAGTACACCATCGGCAGCGGCGGTTCCCGTGGGGATATCCCGGAAGGGGTCATGCAGCTTTCCGGCGACATCGAGGCCCTGTTCAAGGACACCCGATTCCTGGACAAGGCCGAAACCGGCGAGCGCACATCGCTCGAAATCGCCTGGGCCAACGGTGGCTACAAGCTTTCCTTTGGCATGGAGGAAGCGCAGTACCAGCGCAAGACGCCGTCCATCTCTGGCCCCAAGGGTGTGAAGGAAAATTTCAGCTACACCGCGTTTCTCGACACCGGCAGCGCAAGCTCCGCCGTGGTGGCGACGCTCGTCAACGACATTAAGACCTGGGAGGAATAA
- a CDS encoding DUF2190 family protein, translated as MAQTHVQPGKTMTYTNGTGSTIVSGTPVKVGTRLGIASTDIVDGGAGDLLMEEVHSLPKAAVAVSQGNKAYWDDTAKKITNVATANILVGVFWSDAADVDADVPVKLNCMNA; from the coding sequence ATGGCACAGACCCATGTTCAGCCCGGAAAAACCATGACCTACACCAACGGTACCGGCTCGACCATCGTGTCCGGAACCCCGGTGAAGGTGGGCACCCGTCTCGGCATTGCCAGTACGGACATCGTGGACGGCGGGGCCGGTGATCTGCTGATGGAAGAGGTCCACTCCCTGCCCAAGGCGGCTGTGGCCGTGTCCCAGGGCAACAAAGCCTACTGGGACGACACCGCCAAGAAAATCACCAACGTGGCCACCGCCAACATCCTGGTCGGTGTGTTCTGGAGCGATGCCGCCGACGTCGATGCTGACGTTCCGGTCAAGCTCAACTGCATGAACGCATAG
- a CDS encoding ogr/Delta-like zinc finger family protein yields MTATEAIKVAVAKAREGVVYSPKGGAKCPLCGKRCPVVSSPKWMGDFKVRYHQCKNERCVLSSTGLSVKSVQKDITG; encoded by the coding sequence ATGACAGCAACAGAAGCGATCAAGGTGGCGGTAGCCAAGGCGCGCGAAGGGGTTGTGTATTCGCCGAAGGGCGGCGCGAAATGTCCGTTGTGCGGTAAGCGGTGTCCGGTGGTCAGCTCCCCCAAGTGGATGGGCGATTTCAAAGTCCGCTATCATCAGTGCAAAAACGAACGATGTGTACTGTCTTCAACTGGTTTGAGCGTGAAGTCGGTGCAGAAGGACATCACGGGTTGA
- a CDS encoding P-loop NTPase fold protein, translated as MCTVFNWFEREVGAEGHHGLTPQDKRVLNTVEVEQMLKRNKELNVSKEDLVEMDDGELWFEDDLLDRGRHIKAITDLLAKTEGNFVMTLSSPWGTGKTSFMRMWKGWLEHNGHPCVLFNAWENDYVDNPLLSFIAEMGIQLGQMDKTGSRMDASFRKAWGFGKKIIPHIASAGTRIFLGTAVDFSGLLGEDDSDRKEAFTKISSALGDSSASYAEELLAQQITTKKAVVDFKKALGTFVNKHTEKKTQQAPMFFFVDELDRCKPTYAIELLEVIKHLFDIEGIIFVLSLDREQLGHAVRAAYGEGMDSDGYLRRFIDLEYRIPEPEKNDFVRNLVDVYGLKNYRALEFVTEKAMDEFIDTFATIGKNYSLRVMEKAFLRGAVLLHGLKPAGKEIEPRLFIPFMYLRELDGDAFDQVVNYENGEPTRMIEPQGKNLNLFENLGPELLNLPTNMKVRHKAGKSYILAMGDVSPSDLLQNYVCRYHRENNEHLVDAIKRLLDLSESLVPLGDNGGDTSTVA; from the coding sequence ATGTGTACTGTCTTCAACTGGTTTGAGCGTGAAGTCGGTGCAGAAGGACATCACGGGTTGACGCCGCAGGACAAACGCGTATTGAACACGGTGGAGGTTGAACAGATGCTCAAACGAAACAAAGAGTTGAACGTTTCCAAGGAAGACTTGGTGGAGATGGATGATGGTGAACTCTGGTTTGAGGATGATCTTCTTGATCGAGGTCGTCACATCAAGGCCATCACGGATTTGCTGGCCAAGACCGAAGGTAACTTCGTCATGACCCTCAGCTCCCCCTGGGGGACGGGTAAGACGTCTTTCATGCGGATGTGGAAGGGCTGGCTTGAGCACAACGGCCATCCGTGCGTCCTATTCAATGCGTGGGAGAACGACTATGTTGACAACCCGCTGCTGTCGTTCATCGCCGAGATGGGCATACAGCTCGGGCAGATGGACAAGACCGGCAGCAGGATGGACGCGAGCTTTCGAAAGGCGTGGGGTTTCGGAAAGAAAATAATACCCCACATAGCCTCGGCGGGTACTCGTATCTTTTTGGGAACCGCAGTCGACTTTTCCGGTCTTCTTGGAGAGGATGACAGTGATAGAAAAGAGGCGTTTACAAAAATTTCTTCAGCGCTCGGTGATTCGTCCGCAAGCTATGCCGAAGAATTACTGGCTCAGCAAATTACCACGAAAAAAGCGGTCGTAGATTTCAAGAAGGCGCTTGGTACGTTCGTCAATAAACACACCGAGAAGAAGACCCAACAGGCACCCATGTTCTTTTTCGTGGATGAGCTGGACCGCTGCAAGCCGACCTATGCCATCGAGTTGCTTGAGGTCATCAAGCACCTGTTCGACATTGAAGGGATTATCTTTGTTTTGTCGCTGGATCGGGAGCAACTCGGTCATGCGGTGCGGGCCGCTTATGGCGAGGGAATGGATTCTGATGGTTATCTCAGACGGTTTATTGACTTGGAATACCGGATACCTGAGCCGGAGAAAAACGATTTTGTTCGCAATCTCGTTGATGTGTATGGATTGAAGAACTATCGGGCTCTTGAGTTTGTTACAGAAAAGGCAATGGATGAATTTATTGATACCTTTGCCACTATTGGGAAGAATTATTCTCTTCGTGTTATGGAGAAGGCCTTTTTGCGTGGTGCAGTTCTGTTACACGGGCTGAAGCCAGCAGGGAAAGAGATTGAGCCGAGACTCTTTATTCCTTTTATGTACTTGCGGGAGCTGGATGGGGATGCCTTTGATCAGGTTGTTAACTATGAAAATGGTGAACCGACCAGAATGATCGAGCCACAGGGGAAGAACCTTAATCTTTTTGAGAATCTGGGCCCTGAGTTATTAAACTTGCCGACAAATATGAAGGTTCGTCACAAGGCGGGTAAATCCTATATCCTCGCAATGGGGGACGTGAGTCCTTCCGATCTTCTCCAAAACTATGTGTGCCGTTATCATCGCGAAAACAACGAACATCTCGTCGACGCTATCAAGCGGCTGCTCGACTTGTCAGAGTCCCTTGTGCCTTTAGGTGACAACGGAGGTGATACATCAACAGTAGCCTAG
- a CDS encoding terminase gpA endonuclease subunit yields the protein MLRCEFTPNECAVMEPTISEKSTGEWMRDHVIVPEGPMKGGRYDPTLSPYFPPLWDLLLAPWVREMFVVAGPQIGKTLFGQGFLARRGIERPGPRQVALPDETLTEGWFDKKLIPFFENSPQLRRYLGRKRDSVVKTEITLDNGTSFTGRWMGSQSKRASLSALDGLGDEPDMFPEGAHQDFRERFNSYANLYKLLWTGKPIGYEGESWIWEQRKIADLRVRWSAKCPACGTYQVMQFENIRVPGDMRDPAEIRHKKAAYYECCECSWHWTDQIRNRAVRYGKLEYDRIVDRPVRVFAHLPSWNSRWVSLSEVMASWFEAQGNPEKMKSWFNGFAAQPGDVVISESDEDRLRKLIVPELPPMVVPDLAQAVTFSVDMQKDHFYYSTCAHWVDPLSPVDSAEEWIIDQGKVGSFQEISELIHGSRFRKDGTSDQFMGIWRAALDTGGGKNKWENESRTMQAYKWLKKQRPGVVYGTKGMSRHTPGVHVKLGNATEKLPNGKTIKSGLRLHFIDTDAFKDLFFWRVGDEAVDKETGEILEPIHFHAKTPPEYLYQLCSEKKVLEKGKHIWKAVRANHWFDCMIGHLAMVHWQWGPSLKALVLKSYAAKPGSTTKKAPATGGGKINPYTKKEM from the coding sequence GTGCTGAGGTGTGAGTTTACCCCCAACGAATGCGCTGTCATGGAGCCGACCATCTCGGAGAAGTCCACCGGCGAATGGATGCGCGACCATGTCATCGTCCCCGAAGGACCGATGAAGGGTGGTCGCTATGACCCTACGCTGTCGCCGTATTTCCCTCCGTTGTGGGATCTGCTGTTGGCGCCCTGGGTGCGCGAGATGTTCGTGGTTGCCGGGCCGCAGATCGGAAAGACGCTGTTCGGGCAGGGGTTTCTCGCACGGCGCGGCATCGAACGGCCCGGACCGAGACAGGTGGCGTTGCCCGACGAGACCCTGACAGAGGGGTGGTTCGACAAAAAGCTGATTCCCTTTTTCGAGAACAGTCCGCAGCTCCGTCGCTATCTCGGCAGGAAACGGGATTCGGTGGTCAAGACCGAAATCACGCTCGACAACGGGACATCTTTCACCGGCCGGTGGATGGGGTCCCAGTCCAAACGCGCCTCCCTCTCCGCCCTGGATGGCCTGGGCGATGAGCCGGATATGTTCCCCGAAGGGGCGCACCAGGATTTTCGGGAGCGCTTCAACTCTTACGCAAACCTTTACAAGCTGCTGTGGACGGGCAAGCCCATCGGGTACGAGGGCGAGAGCTGGATATGGGAACAGCGAAAGATTGCCGACCTCAGGGTGCGGTGGTCCGCGAAATGCCCGGCCTGCGGTACGTATCAGGTGATGCAGTTCGAGAATATCAGGGTGCCGGGAGACATGCGTGATCCGGCTGAAATCCGGCATAAAAAAGCGGCGTACTACGAGTGCTGCGAATGTTCGTGGCACTGGACCGATCAGATCCGGAACAGAGCGGTGCGCTACGGCAAACTGGAATACGACAGGATTGTCGATCGTCCGGTGCGGGTATTTGCCCACCTCCCCTCCTGGAACTCGCGTTGGGTATCCCTGTCCGAAGTCATGGCCTCCTGGTTTGAGGCACAGGGCAATCCCGAGAAAATGAAATCATGGTTCAACGGATTCGCGGCCCAGCCGGGCGACGTGGTTATCTCCGAATCTGATGAGGATCGCCTCAGGAAACTGATCGTGCCCGAGCTGCCTCCCATGGTGGTCCCGGATCTTGCCCAGGCCGTGACCTTCTCCGTGGATATGCAGAAAGACCATTTCTATTATTCCACCTGCGCCCACTGGGTGGATCCGCTTTCGCCCGTGGACAGCGCCGAGGAGTGGATCATCGACCAGGGCAAGGTGGGCAGCTTCCAGGAGATATCCGAGCTGATCCATGGTTCGAGGTTCAGGAAGGATGGCACGTCCGACCAGTTCATGGGTATCTGGCGCGCAGCCCTGGACACGGGCGGCGGCAAGAACAAGTGGGAAAACGAGAGCCGGACCATGCAGGCTTACAAGTGGCTGAAAAAACAACGGCCCGGCGTGGTGTATGGCACCAAGGGCATGTCCCGGCATACGCCGGGCGTGCATGTCAAACTGGGCAACGCCACGGAAAAACTGCCCAACGGCAAGACAATCAAGAGCGGTCTCCGGCTCCATTTCATCGACACCGATGCTTTCAAGGATCTGTTTTTCTGGCGAGTGGGTGACGAGGCCGTGGACAAGGAAACCGGCGAGATTCTGGAGCCCATCCACTTCCACGCAAAGACGCCGCCCGAGTATCTCTACCAGCTCTGTTCGGAAAAGAAGGTGCTCGAAAAGGGCAAGCACATCTGGAAGGCGGTCCGTGCCAACCACTGGTTTGACTGCATGATCGGGCACCTGGCCATGGTCCATTGGCAGTGGGGACCGAGCCTCAAGGCCCTGGTCCTCAAAAGCTATGCAGCCAAACCGGGTTCGACGACAAAGAAAGCCCCTGCAACTGGTGGAGGCAAAATCAACCCCTATACAAAAAAGGAGATGTGA